GAGGTGGAGAGACATCTTCACTCAGAGGTGGAGAGACATCTTCACTTAGAGGTGGAGAGACATCTTCACTCAGAGGTGGAGAGACATCTTCACTCAGAGGTGGAGAGACATCTTCACTCAGAGGTGGAGAGACATCTTCACTCAGAGGTGGAGAGACATCTTCACTCAGAGGTGGAGAGACATCTTCACTCAGAGGTGGAGAGACATCTTCACTCAGAGGTGGAGAGACATCTTCACTCAGAGGTGGAGAGACATCTTCACTCAGAGGTGGAGAGACATCTTAACTCAGAGGTGGAGAGACATCTTCACTCAGAGGTGGAGAGACATCTTCACTCAGAGGTGGAGAGACATCTTCACTCAGAGGTGGAGAGACATCTTCACCCAGAGGTGGAGAGACATCTTCACTCAGAGGTGGAGAGACATCTTCACTCAGAGGTGGAGAGACATCTTCACTCAGAGGTGGAGAGACATCTTCACTCAGAGGTGGAGAGACATCTTCACTCAGAGGTGGAGAGACATCTTCACTCAGAGGTGGAGAGACATCTTCACTCAGAGGTGGAGAGACATCTTCACTCAGAGGTGGAGAGACATCTTCACCCAGAGGTGGAGAGACATCTTCACCCAGAGGTGGAGAGACATCTTCACTCAGAGGTGGAGAGACATCTTCACTCAGAGGTGGAGAGACATCTTCACTCAGAGGTGGAGAGACATCTTCACCCAGAGGTGGAGAGACATCTTCACTCAGAGGTGGAGAGACATCTTCACTCAGAGGTGGAGAGACATCTTCACTCAGAGGTGGAGAGACATCTTCACTCAGAGGTGGAGAGACATCTTCACTCAGAGGTGGAGAGACATCTTAACTCAGAGGTGGAGAGACATCTTAACTCAGAGGTGGAGAGACATCTTCACTCAGAGGTGGAGAGACATCTTCACTCAGAGGTGGAGAGACATCTTCACTCAGAGGTGGAGAGACATCTTCACTCAGAGGTGGAGAGACATCTTCACCCAGAGGTGGAGAGACATCTTCACTCAGAGGTGGAGAGACATCTTCACTCAGAGGTGGAGAGACATCTTCACTCAGAGGTGGAGAGACATCTTCACCCAGAGGTGGAGAGACATCTTCACTCAGAGGTGGAGAGACATCTTCACTCAGAGGTGGAGAGACATCTTCACTCAGAGGTGGAGAGACATCTTCACTCAGAGGTGGAGAGACATCTTCACTCAGAGGTGGAGAGACATCTTCACTCAGAGGTGGAGAGACATCTTCACTCAGAGGTGGAGAGACATCTTCACTCAGAGGTGGAGAGACATCTTCACTCAGAGGTGGAGAGACATCTTCATCCGATCATGGTATTATTTGCCATTACATTTTGCTTGCTGTTCTTGTATGCGCAGATCGTGTGCGCGTGGGTGCGCACTTGGCAGCCACCCACCAGTCCTTGGGCACGTCACCAAAAAGACTGTTTTCCACGTTGTCGGGGACAAAGAGCCTATCAAGGTCCTCCTTAAAGTAACTCCTGACCATCCCTGGAATGCAACCCACTACAGTTACCTAAccctcgggtacctatttactggaatTAGTAGTACATagtaaggtttgtgatagtacttACAGGAAggttgaggaccatagtatatataccgacgtacaacgaaattagaaatcggtattattgaatttggacaaactggaaaactattttatatttatgttgcaaagacaaactaaac
This DNA window, taken from Procambarus clarkii isolate CNS0578487 chromosome 40, FALCON_Pclarkii_2.0, whole genome shotgun sequence, encodes the following:
- the LOC123758065 gene encoding fap1 adhesin-like; amino-acid sequence: MATIWLGIATRSSSTMEINAMDSHMAAVLLRGPDLINVSPPLSEDVSPPLSEDVSPPLSEDVSPPLSEDVSPPLSEDVSPPLSEDVSPPLSEDVSPPLSEDVSPPLSEDVSPPLGEDVSPPLSEDVSPPLSEDVSPPLSEDVSPPLGEDVSPPLSEDVSPPLSEDVSPPLSEDVSPPLSEDVSPPLNVSPPLSEDVSPPLSEDVSPPLSEDVSPPLSEDVSPPLSEDVSPPLGEDVSPPLSEDVSPPLSEDVSPPLSEDVSPPLGEDVSPPLGEDVSPPLSEDVSPPLSEDVSPPLSEDVSPPLSEDVSPPLSEDVSPPLSEDVSPPLSEDVSPPLSEDVSPPLGEDVSPPLSEDVSPPLSEDVSPPLSEDVSPPLNVSPPLSEDVSPPLSEDVSPPLSEDVSPPLSEDVSPPLSEDVSPPLSEDVSPPLSEDVSPPLSEDVSPPLSEDVSPPLSEDVSPPLSEDVSPPLSEDVSPPLSEDVSPPLSEDVSPPLS